The Thermodesulfobacteriota bacterium genome has a window encoding:
- a CDS encoding Gfo/Idh/MocA family oxidoreductase produces MINPSVAIIGSGYWGKNLVRNYHKLGALKLICDKDETLLSQFKKQYPNVDICFALNEALSKEDIQGVVIATPAETHFTLAREALLAGKHVYVEKPLVLQEKEGEELILLAEKKNLILMVGHLLQYHPVFVRLKELAVSGELGRINYIYSHRLNLGKIRREENILWSFAPHDISMILSLAGEDPESVFATGGNYLHKKIADVTTTHLEFPSGLRAHIFVSWLHPFKEQKLVVVGDKKMAVFDDTRNWPDKLLLYPHEIKWQNSMPVPTKADAERFDIPENEPLRAECVHFLSCISHGTKPQTNGSEGLKVLKILKAGQRSLDNHGCKVSFSFDDKRLSVESEHLPISDKAHFVHQTAIIDEGCMIGSNSKIWHFSHVLSGSKIGNSCNIGQNVVIGPDVNIGDKCKIQNNVSIYKGTTLEDGVFCGPSMVFTNVYNPRAEIPKMDRALPTLVKKGTTIGANATIICGVTLGSYSFIGAGSVVTKSVPNHALVFGNPAKHVGWMCKCGERLSDNLECTSCGAKYQQTEKSIKAL; encoded by the coding sequence ATGATCAACCCATCAGTCGCAATCATCGGTTCAGGTTACTGGGGAAAAAACCTTGTCCGCAACTACCATAAACTTGGAGCACTGAAACTGATCTGTGATAAGGATGAAACCCTCCTTTCACAGTTTAAAAAGCAATACCCTAATGTTGACATTTGTTTTGCATTAAATGAAGCATTGTCCAAAGAGGATATTCAAGGTGTGGTCATTGCCACACCGGCGGAAACTCACTTCACCCTTGCACGTGAAGCACTCCTGGCAGGAAAGCACGTCTATGTGGAAAAGCCTCTGGTACTTCAAGAAAAAGAAGGTGAGGAACTTATTTTGCTGGCCGAAAAAAAGAATCTGATTCTTATGGTTGGACACCTTCTCCAATATCACCCTGTTTTTGTCCGCCTCAAAGAATTAGCTGTAAGTGGCGAACTTGGCCGTATTAATTATATTTATTCCCATAGGCTTAATCTAGGAAAAATCAGGCGAGAAGAAAACATCCTCTGGTCATTTGCCCCTCACGACATTTCCATGATTCTTTCACTGGCAGGGGAAGACCCTGAAAGTGTTTTTGCTACCGGAGGAAACTATCTTCACAAAAAAATTGCTGATGTGACCACCACTCATCTTGAATTTCCATCCGGCCTTAGGGCCCATATCTTCGTTTCCTGGCTTCACCCCTTCAAAGAACAAAAACTGGTCGTGGTGGGTGATAAAAAAATGGCGGTTTTCGATGACACCCGCAACTGGCCTGACAAACTTCTTCTCTATCCCCATGAGATCAAATGGCAAAATAGCATGCCTGTGCCGACCAAAGCCGATGCAGAAAGATTCGATATCCCGGAAAACGAACCCCTGCGTGCAGAATGTGTACATTTCCTTTCCTGTATTTCCCATGGAACAAAACCTCAAACAAACGGCAGTGAAGGTTTAAAGGTGCTTAAAATACTAAAGGCCGGTCAGCGCTCTTTAGATAATCATGGCTGCAAAGTCTCGTTTTCTTTTGATGATAAACGCTTATCAGTTGAATCTGAACATTTACCAATTTCTGATAAAGCCCATTTTGTCCACCAAACTGCCATCATTGATGAAGGTTGCATGATTGGATCAAACTCTAAAATATGGCATTTTTCCCATGTGCTGTCTGGATCGAAAATTGGTAATAGTTGTAACATTGGTCAAAACGTAGTTATCGGACCCGATGTAAACATAGGCGATAAATGCAAGATACAAAACAATGTGAGCATTTATAAAGGCACAACTCTTGAAGACGGTGTTTTCTGCGGCCCTTCCATGGTCTTTACCAATGTCTATAACCCCAGAGCTGAAATCCCTAAAATGGATAGAGCCCTGCCGACTCTGGTGAAAAAAGGTACTACAATCGGTGCCAATGCCACAATTATATGTGGTGTCACGCTTGGTTCTTATTCTTTTATTGGCGCGGGTTCTGTCGTAACAAAAAGTGTTCCCAATCACGCCCTGGTATTTGGTAATCCCGCAAAACATGTCGGCTGGATGTGTAAATGTGGAGAGAGGCTATCAGACAATCTGGAATGTACTTCCTGTGGAGCTAAATATCAGCAGACTGAAAAGAGTATTAAAGCACTTTAA
- a CDS encoding methyltransferase domain-containing protein produces the protein MLRRLMDILACPICAQPFKLKIIKKKNTNWHCNDIPGCNHYCEFISSNITSKDQVETHSLCNKCYKEEIIQGELLCPNGHVFPIVDAVPRLHDLDIGRLRTKKTFDVEWKVFNYDEKIYGHSQEEELKDLFRRMVVNERFFNGKTVLDAGCGIGRVTQSISKLAKEVIGIDFSLGVDEAYILNEKNLNVHILQADIMNLPFRLSYFDYIYSKGVLHYVSDVQQCLSSLAENVMPGGALSITIYPKMRPLFEKVNRLLRKITVILPIKAVYVMSFLLIPFITLAWKLSGTKGRYIGWNERAHMIFNWLASEFQNKASNKEVVGWFKKLGFNEIRLSDIPVGITGIKKE, from the coding sequence TTGCTTCGCAGATTAATGGATATTTTAGCCTGTCCGATATGCGCCCAACCCTTTAAATTAAAAATAATTAAGAAAAAAAACACAAATTGGCATTGCAACGATATTCCTGGTTGTAATCATTATTGTGAATTTATTTCCAGTAATATCACATCTAAAGATCAAGTGGAAACACATTCTCTTTGCAATAAATGTTACAAAGAAGAAATAATTCAGGGAGAGTTATTATGCCCCAACGGACACGTATTTCCTATTGTTGATGCGGTCCCGAGACTACATGATCTTGATATTGGTAGGTTAAGAACAAAAAAGACTTTTGATGTTGAATGGAAAGTATTTAATTACGATGAAAAGATATATGGTCATTCGCAGGAAGAGGAGCTGAAGGATTTATTCCGCCGAATGGTTGTAAATGAGCGATTTTTCAATGGCAAGACAGTTCTTGACGCTGGGTGTGGGATAGGCAGAGTTACCCAAAGTATCAGCAAATTGGCTAAAGAAGTAATTGGGATTGATTTTAGTTTAGGGGTAGATGAAGCATATATACTGAATGAAAAGAATCTAAACGTTCACATCCTTCAGGCTGATATTATGAACCTTCCATTTAGGTTGTCATATTTTGATTATATTTACAGCAAGGGAGTACTCCATTATGTTTCTGATGTCCAACAATGTCTATCCAGCCTGGCTGAAAATGTCATGCCTGGAGGGGCCTTATCTATTACAATATATCCAAAAATGAGACCACTCTTTGAAAAGGTTAATCGACTGCTGAGAAAGATTACGGTAATATTACCAATTAAAGCGGTATATGTTATGAGTTTTCTTTTAATACCTTTCATTACTCTGGCTTGGAAATTGAGCGGCACAAAAGGGCGTTATATCGGCTGGAATGAGCGTGCTCATATGATTTTTAACTGGCTTGCTTCAGAGTTTCAAAATAAAGCTTCAAATAAAGAAGTAGTCGGATGGTTTAAAAAACTTGGATTCAATGAAATAAGATTGTCAGATATACCTGTCGGAATTACAGGTATAAAAAAAGAATAA
- a CDS encoding YdcF family protein, whose amino-acid sequence MKIRNPKILFSAFSFCIILIVLLLGFSELPWIISRPFIYEENIQASPVIVVLYSGYGITERNHLDKYSLHRIQKAIQIWKKELSPNILFSGGCADKRGTGLPGSNRMAAEALRLGIPEQRILIESGSKDTYNNVHNTSLMIKKKGWDSLILVTHDFHIKRAADLFHKNRFKIYPAPVEWETKKSWKSNWTYLRFLRYELQARLAYLLLNEKQLNSLMNFLRPE is encoded by the coding sequence ATGAAAATTAGAAATCCCAAAATTCTATTTTCCGCATTCTCTTTTTGCATAATATTAATTGTACTTCTTCTTGGGTTTAGTGAATTACCATGGATCATTTCCAGACCATTTATCTATGAAGAAAATATCCAGGCTTCACCGGTAATTGTTGTTCTTTACAGCGGCTATGGAATTACTGAAAGAAACCACCTTGACAAATATTCACTTCACCGTATTCAAAAAGCGATACAAATATGGAAAAAAGAACTATCACCGAATATTTTATTTTCTGGGGGATGTGCCGATAAAAGAGGAACCGGACTACCTGGCTCAAACAGAATGGCTGCTGAGGCTTTAAGGCTAGGTATTCCTGAACAAAGAATACTTATTGAATCTGGATCTAAAGATACTTATAATAATGTCCATAACACTTCACTAATGATCAAAAAAAAGGGTTGGGACAGTCTTATTCTAGTAACCCACGATTTCCACATTAAAAGGGCTGCTGATCTTTTTCATAAAAATAGATTTAAAATATATCCTGCTCCTGTTGAATGGGAAACAAAAAAAAGCTGGAAGTCCAACTGGACTTATCTGAGGTTCCTTCGATATGAGCTCCAAGCACGGCTTGCATATCTTTTACTAAATGAAAAGCAGCTAAACAGTCTAATGAATTTTCTCAGGCCTGAATAG
- a CDS encoding lysylphosphatidylglycerol synthase domain-containing protein: protein MNYFREKVDISFKKTIKNLIKYVFLAIIFYYFFFYVYENWNKIDEYKYETDWFYLSISLLLLLLSFSLLPLSLRNIVKIFKCKISFKKVCLILFYSQFAKYLPGGVWGYVGRVYLYKKEGMSTGDASKSVLLETLLVLVSGIFISFGSLFFIDKLSSLEWLDNIYIRSVGILISIILILFMHPKILNSLLDLMPAIINKNKVRFKYEFLSLLKPMLYLVIFWLGVGISFWFLIRSFIYIDSVLLPMTTCAFIISWVIGLFVFFTPGGIGTREAVLIVVLNLHLPVYISAFIALMARIWWVLGELIWLFLSYLLNRFDSKA, encoded by the coding sequence TTGAACTATTTTAGAGAAAAAGTTGATATTAGCTTTAAAAAGACAATAAAGAACTTAATAAAATATGTTTTTTTGGCAATTATTTTTTATTATTTTTTTTTCTATGTTTATGAAAACTGGAACAAAATTGATGAATACAAATATGAAACCGATTGGTTTTATTTAAGCATTTCACTGCTGTTGCTGTTGCTGTCCTTTTCATTGCTTCCCTTATCTCTTAGAAATATTGTTAAAATATTTAAATGCAAGATTTCCTTCAAAAAAGTATGTTTAATTTTATTCTATTCGCAATTTGCAAAATATTTGCCGGGGGGAGTCTGGGGATATGTGGGGCGAGTATATCTTTATAAAAAAGAAGGAATGAGCACAGGTGATGCATCAAAAAGCGTATTGTTGGAAACGTTATTAGTCTTAGTAAGTGGTATCTTTATTTCATTTGGTTCCTTGTTCTTTATTGATAAACTCTCTTCTCTTGAATGGTTAGACAATATATATATACGGAGTGTGGGGATATTAATATCAATTATACTGATATTATTTATGCATCCTAAAATTCTTAACAGTTTATTGGATTTAATGCCAGCTATCATAAATAAAAATAAAGTCCGGTTTAAGTATGAATTTTTATCTTTATTAAAACCGATGTTATACCTGGTTATTTTCTGGCTGGGAGTTGGTATTAGTTTCTGGTTTTTAATTAGAAGTTTTATATATATAGATTCAGTATTATTGCCGATGACCACATGCGCTTTTATCATATCATGGGTAATCGGTCTTTTCGTTTTTTTTACACCAGGTGGGATAGGGACTAGAGAAGCCGTCCTTATAGTAGTGCTTAATTTACATTTACCAGTTTATATTTCAGCCTTCATTGCATTAATGGCACGAATTTGGTGGGTATTAGGAGAATTAATCTGGCTATTTCTTTCTTATCTATTGAACAGGTTCGATAGTAAAGCATAA
- a CDS encoding FtsX-like permease family protein, with product MYFQLAWRNIWRNPRRTAVIMTAIIIGVWSMVFLNTLMRGMEVDMIKNSISTLTGHLQIHHKDYRNDPVIENSMYDTQTLETALNKVLPTGANRAARIRVNAIVGNARHTGGITLVGINPAAEAKTSFIGHAINQDRYLEAEDKQGIIVGQALLVKFETKLGRKLIVMSQDKDGNIASKAFRIIGTYQSQLQATEKQFAFVNIDTARQMLKLKKGISEVSITLPDHIDAAQITAGLKAELGTDGYQIQTWQELLPIINAYLVIFDGFIFIWSLVVFIAMGFGIVNTTLMAVFERMREFGLLKALGMKPWWIIRDVLSESFILLIMGMIIGNLMALLCVFALSESGIDLSAFAEGAEFAGISKIIFPSVHLKDVLLSNLVVVILGLLVSLYPAFKAAKFTPVEALAQT from the coding sequence ATGTATTTCCAGCTAGCCTGGCGAAATATATGGCGCAACCCAAGACGGACAGCAGTCATCATGACTGCCATTATTATCGGTGTCTGGAGCATGGTTTTTTTAAACACGCTCATGCGAGGGATGGAAGTTGATATGATCAAAAACTCCATCTCCACGCTTACCGGGCATCTTCAAATCCATCATAAAGATTATCGGAACGACCCGGTGATCGAAAACAGTATGTATGATACCCAAACCCTTGAAACGGCGCTCAACAAAGTTCTTCCAACCGGTGCCAACCGGGCCGCCAGAATACGGGTTAATGCCATTGTGGGGAATGCCAGACATACGGGTGGTATCACCCTGGTCGGGATCAATCCTGCGGCAGAAGCCAAAACCTCTTTTATCGGACACGCAATAAACCAGGACCGCTATCTAGAAGCTGAAGACAAACAAGGCATTATTGTGGGACAAGCCCTTTTGGTTAAATTTGAAACAAAACTCGGTCGTAAACTTATTGTTATGTCCCAGGATAAGGACGGCAACATTGCTTCAAAAGCATTTCGTATCATCGGAACCTACCAATCTCAGTTACAGGCCACAGAAAAACAGTTCGCTTTTGTTAATATCGATACCGCCAGACAGATGCTAAAATTAAAAAAAGGTATTTCAGAGGTGTCTATTACTTTGCCTGATCACATAGATGCTGCTCAAATAACGGCCGGGCTTAAAGCTGAACTGGGAACAGATGGGTATCAAATACAGACCTGGCAGGAACTTCTCCCCATCATCAACGCCTATCTGGTCATTTTTGACGGATTCATCTTCATTTGGTCTTTGGTTGTTTTTATCGCCATGGGTTTCGGTATTGTTAACACCACTTTAATGGCGGTATTTGAGAGGATGAGGGAATTCGGCCTGCTCAAGGCACTTGGAATGAAGCCATGGTGGATTATTAGAGATGTGCTCTCAGAATCATTTATCCTTCTTATCATGGGCATGATCATTGGAAACCTGATGGCCCTTTTATGTGTGTTTGCCTTGTCAGAAAGCGGCATAGATCTTTCTGCCTTTGCAGAGGGTGCGGAATTTGCCGGAATTTCCAAAATAATTTTTCCTTCGGTTCATCTAAAAGATGTACTCTTATCCAACCTGGTAGTCGTTATACTTGGTCTTCTGGTCAGCCTTTATCCGGCATTCAAAGCAGCCAAGTTTACACCGGTGGAAGCTTTGGCGCAAACATGA
- a CDS encoding radical SAM protein gives MKIAFIIKNHEIAEPLGIMYISSLLRTKGHSIALFIASKKNWLHCLKNYSPDIVGYSVISGSHAEYLKINDQVKTEIKTFSILGGPHTTFFPETVYQENVDAICIGEGGYAMLELADNIEQGSDISGINNLWIKKAGAVIKNPIRPLLEDLDELPFPDRDMVYMKDKYLRENKIKRFMSNSGCPFNCTYCFNRAYKNLYKGNKIIRWRSVQNVIDEIREVKNRYPLEIVRFIDDIFILPPISWLKEFKNLYKQEINLPFVCNLQVKLVTDEKIRLIKEAGCMSVYMAIESGNDKIRTELLERNMTKEEIINAFNLVHKYNIPIGAENILGLPEGSFETDMETLKLNIRCKVDNAISTVFQPYPKTKLGEYTIEKGYFDGNFDLLSESYFQGSRLNCFSNKDKKKIENLHKFFGFAVNHPSFLPLIKLLVSLPPNKLFRLFHRLWDSYCKRRKIFNIRFTIKDYLSALLRVLRY, from the coding sequence ATGAAAATAGCCTTTATAATTAAAAACCATGAAATTGCGGAGCCACTGGGAATAATGTACATTTCCAGCCTTCTAAGGACCAAAGGGCATAGCATTGCTCTTTTTATAGCTTCAAAAAAAAACTGGCTCCATTGTTTAAAAAACTATTCGCCCGATATAGTCGGATACTCTGTTATTTCCGGAAGCCATGCTGAGTATTTAAAAATCAATGACCAAGTCAAAACAGAAATTAAAACCTTCTCAATTCTCGGTGGTCCCCATACAACATTTTTCCCTGAAACTGTATATCAAGAAAATGTTGACGCAATATGTATTGGAGAAGGTGGGTATGCCATGCTGGAACTTGCCGACAACATCGAGCAAGGTTCCGACATCTCTGGCATCAACAATCTTTGGATTAAAAAAGCCGGGGCTGTTATTAAAAATCCGATTCGGCCCTTGCTTGAAGATCTTGATGAACTACCCTTTCCCGACCGCGACATGGTGTACATGAAAGATAAGTATCTCCGTGAAAATAAAATAAAACGCTTTATGAGCAATAGTGGATGTCCTTTTAACTGCACATACTGTTTTAACAGGGCTTATAAAAACTTATATAAGGGAAATAAAATAATACGCTGGCGAAGCGTTCAAAATGTTATTGATGAAATACGAGAAGTAAAGAACAGATATCCTCTTGAGATTGTTAGATTTATAGATGATATATTCATCCTTCCTCCTATAAGCTGGCTTAAAGAATTTAAAAATCTATATAAACAGGAAATTAATCTACCCTTTGTCTGTAACCTTCAGGTAAAACTGGTGACCGATGAAAAAATCAGACTAATAAAAGAAGCAGGCTGTATGTCTGTATATATGGCAATTGAATCAGGGAACGATAAGATCAGAACAGAACTTCTTGAAAGAAATATGACCAAAGAAGAAATAATTAATGCTTTTAATCTTGTTCATAAATATAATATTCCAATCGGAGCTGAAAATATTTTAGGGTTGCCTGAAGGTTCTTTTGAAACTGATATGGAAACATTAAAATTAAACATTAGGTGCAAAGTCGATAATGCAATCTCTACCGTATTTCAACCTTACCCAAAAACAAAATTAGGTGAATACACAATTGAAAAAGGGTATTTCGATGGAAATTTTGATCTGTTAAGTGAAAGCTATTTTCAAGGATCCCGACTCAACTGTTTTTCTAATAAAGATAAAAAAAAGATTGAAAATCTGCACAAATTCTTTGGATTTGCTGTTAATCATCCATCATTTTTACCATTAATAAAATTACTAGTATCTTTACCTCCTAATAAACTTTTCAGGTTGTTTCACAGGCTTTGGGACAGTTACTGTAAAAGAAGAAAAATATTTAACATTAGATTTACTATTAAGGATTATCTTTCTGCGCTATTAAGAGTTTTGCGTTATTGA
- a CDS encoding ABC transporter ATP-binding protein, which yields MLNIIGGLDQPDSGNIKVDGNIFEKMTQSQLALLRLHKVGFIFQSYNLIPVLSAIENVEFVMLLQGIQATQRRKRARAILDDVGLEGKYNRRPAELSGGQQQRVAVARAIVSNPSIVLADEPTANLDSKTGNGLLEMMKTMNQEKKITFIFSTHDKMVMDYAHRLVLIRDGCIVDDKIK from the coding sequence CTGCTGAATATAATCGGAGGCCTTGATCAACCTGACAGCGGCAATATAAAAGTGGATGGAAATATTTTTGAGAAAATGACCCAATCCCAACTGGCGCTTCTTCGTTTACACAAGGTTGGATTTATCTTCCAGTCTTATAATTTAATCCCGGTCCTTTCCGCCATAGAAAACGTTGAGTTTGTAATGTTGCTGCAGGGCATACAGGCAACCCAAAGAAGAAAACGTGCCAGGGCTATTTTGGATGATGTCGGCCTGGAAGGCAAATACAACCGTCGCCCGGCAGAGCTTTCCGGCGGACAGCAGCAGCGTGTGGCTGTGGCCCGCGCAATTGTGTCCAACCCGTCTATTGTTCTGGCAGATGAACCCACTGCCAACCTCGATTCAAAAACAGGAAACGGCCTGCTGGAAATGATGAAAACAATGAACCAAGAAAAAAAGATCACATTTATATTCTCTACTCACGATAAGATGGTCATGGATTATGCCCATCGGCTGGTGCTTATCCGCGACGGTTGCATTGTTGATGATAAAATTAAATGA
- a CDS encoding cobalamin-dependent protein (Presence of a B(12) (cobalamin)-binding domain implies dependence on cobalamin itself, in one of its several forms, or in some unusual lineages, dependence on a cobalamin-like analog.) yields MNVLLINPPYSSEERYGRDLGKFGPLNEPLGLAYIGANLERNGHKVTIIDAPALEFKAEDICGHMEKEKYDMVGVTMLTPMYARSVEVARAVYNAFPNIKIVVGGPHPTILPEETLNENKEIDFVVIGEGEVILLNLVNAIEKGRSIDDIPGIAFRKESSVFVNPPPTMVIDLDELPLPARHLLPMDKYHITKSRTKTSHAFTVSVARGCPFNCAFCCRIFGRKVRHHSVKRIIEEIKILIDDYGAKEINLEADTLTVNRKFLFSLCDGLISSGLSNKISWTCESRIDTVDENVLRKMKEAGCWQTSYGVETGSQRLLDIIHKDITLEQIENTFAFTKKVGISIRAFYMLGIPTETRKESLRTIAFAKKLDARWSQFTVFTPFPGTELYDMVVKEGGLRSKNWSNYKTHGGWTKGDLAYVPRGRTIEEMKILQKKAYRAVYIRPKVIFRLLKEIDSIGKLKEYVIGFWVLLKTALPSRGGKNSVVKISRNDLENFAKGVYVDSPVYFSANSLIRYINWKKLDFALTLFKSKNNHVILDFACGNGVMFPTLSGLFNFVIGIDLHTTAAARLKKRFELKNVFPVTANGLKLPFKDKSFSTILTASTLEHFKELDEVVRELARIMEPDGYLLLLVPTENMFYKVGRILFGYKKPEDHYYSASEIEKAVEQHFKSEIKKYFPINILPFISVYRLGRFRKAEDCSSH; encoded by the coding sequence ATGAATGTATTATTAATAAATCCGCCTTATAGTTCTGAAGAAAGATATGGTAGGGACTTGGGTAAGTTTGGCCCCCTTAATGAGCCACTTGGCTTGGCATATATTGGAGCAAACCTTGAAAGAAATGGACATAAGGTGACAATTATTGATGCACCAGCACTGGAATTCAAAGCAGAGGATATTTGCGGCCATATGGAAAAGGAGAAATATGATATGGTCGGTGTTACCATGCTGACACCTATGTATGCCAGAAGTGTTGAGGTCGCTAGAGCTGTATACAATGCATTCCCTAACATTAAAATTGTCGTTGGAGGCCCACATCCGACTATTCTGCCTGAAGAAACCCTTAATGAAAATAAAGAGATAGATTTTGTAGTTATTGGCGAAGGAGAGGTAATATTGTTAAACCTGGTCAATGCTATTGAAAAAGGTAGGAGTATAGATGATATCCCAGGTATAGCCTTTCGAAAAGAGAGTTCAGTATTTGTGAATCCGCCACCTACTATGGTTATAGACCTTGACGAACTGCCGCTTCCTGCCAGACATTTACTTCCGATGGACAAATATCATATAACAAAGAGCAGAACCAAAACCAGTCATGCATTTACAGTAAGTGTAGCCAGGGGATGTCCGTTTAACTGTGCGTTTTGTTGCAGGATATTCGGGCGTAAAGTAAGGCACCACTCTGTTAAAAGAATAATAGAAGAGATTAAAATACTGATAGATGATTATGGAGCAAAAGAAATCAACCTGGAAGCAGATACGCTAACAGTAAATAGGAAGTTTCTGTTTTCACTATGTGACGGACTTATTAGCTCAGGTCTTTCCAACAAGATATCATGGACTTGTGAGAGCCGGATAGATACGGTCGATGAGAATGTGCTAAGAAAAATGAAGGAAGCAGGTTGCTGGCAGACTAGCTATGGAGTTGAAACAGGTTCCCAGCGTTTGCTTGATATTATCCATAAGGATATAACTCTTGAACAGATAGAAAATACTTTTGCTTTCACCAAGAAAGTTGGAATTAGCATTCGTGCATTTTACATGCTTGGTATTCCAACTGAAACAAGAAAGGAGAGCTTACGAACTATTGCCTTTGCAAAAAAACTGGATGCGAGGTGGTCTCAATTTACAGTTTTTACGCCCTTCCCTGGAACAGAACTCTATGACATGGTAGTGAAAGAGGGGGGACTAAGATCAAAAAACTGGTCGAATTATAAAACCCATGGTGGATGGACCAAAGGAGACCTGGCATACGTCCCTAGAGGCCGAACAATTGAGGAAATGAAAATACTTCAGAAAAAAGCTTATCGGGCTGTGTATATTCGCCCAAAGGTTATTTTTAGGCTCTTAAAGGAAATTGATTCGATTGGCAAGTTAAAAGAATATGTCATCGGATTTTGGGTTTTGTTAAAAACGGCTTTGCCATCGCGTGGGGGAAAAAACAGTGTAGTCAAAATTAGTCGAAATGATCTGGAAAATTTTGCAAAAGGCGTTTATGTAGATTCTCCTGTATATTTTAGCGCAAACAGCCTTATTAGATATATTAACTGGAAAAAGCTTGATTTTGCCTTAACATTATTTAAATCGAAAAATAATCATGTCATTCTTGATTTTGCTTGTGGAAACGGTGTGATGTTCCCAACGTTATCGGGGCTGTTTAATTTTGTTATTGGTATTGACCTGCATACTACAGCTGCAGCTAGATTAAAAAAAAGGTTCGAGTTAAAAAATGTTTTTCCTGTAACCGCCAATGGGTTGAAACTTCCTTTTAAAGATAAATCCTTTTCCACAATTCTAACTGCGTCGACATTGGAACATTTCAAAGAATTGGATGAAGTTGTACGAGAATTAGCCCGTATTATGGAGCCAGATGGATATTTACTGTTGCTGGTTCCAACAGAAAACATGTTTTATAAAGTTGGACGTATTTTATTTGGGTATAAAAAACCTGAGGATCATTACTATTCAGCCAGTGAAATAGAGAAAGCTGTTGAGCAGCATTTTAAATCTGAAATTAAGAAGTATTTCCCAATAAATATTCTTCCTTTTATATCTGTATATCGGCTTGGCAGGTTCAGAAAGGCTGAAGACTGCTCATCTCACTGA